One genomic window of Pirellulales bacterium includes the following:
- a CDS encoding M23 family metallopeptidase has product MRRLNRLVLILPAVMAITAFAEDKSTEQTARSYVDAFLKGNMQLLLEHASPELRALMKDAASMNAMRAGSVGNGAITADEKLGADYTRLVKSTKGQMFSISASVTSDGTLAGFLIQPTGEAPSNFLDYKTKADARLPFAGTWTVFWGGRSVKDNYHASYSDQRFADDIVMMKNGQTHSGIGVKNEDYYCFGQAIIAPAAGLVAAVVDGIDDNKPGKMNPAEAAGNHVVLDLGNDEYLFLCHLQKGSLKVKPGDHVTQGQAIGLCGNSGNTSEPHLHIHLQTKPNFGEGEGLPLQFEHYVASGKAVDRGEPTKGQLIHDASDK; this is encoded by the coding sequence ATGAGACGCCTAAATCGGTTGGTGCTGATACTGCCCGCAGTTATGGCCATCACAGCGTTTGCCGAAGACAAGTCGACGGAACAAACTGCGCGCAGCTATGTGGATGCGTTCTTGAAGGGAAACATGCAGTTGTTGCTGGAACATGCTTCGCCGGAACTACGGGCACTAATGAAGGACGCCGCCAGCATGAATGCCATGCGCGCCGGCAGCGTCGGCAATGGCGCCATCACCGCCGATGAGAAATTGGGGGCCGACTACACGCGGTTGGTGAAATCGACCAAGGGGCAAATGTTTTCGATCAGCGCTTCGGTCACCTCCGACGGAACACTGGCCGGCTTCCTGATTCAACCCACCGGAGAAGCGCCATCAAATTTCTTGGACTATAAAACCAAGGCCGACGCACGCTTGCCATTTGCCGGAACCTGGACCGTGTTCTGGGGAGGCCGCAGTGTCAAAGATAATTATCATGCGTCCTACTCGGATCAGCGCTTTGCCGATGACATCGTGATGATGAAAAATGGCCAAACGCACTCGGGCATCGGAGTCAAAAACGAGGATTACTATTGCTTCGGGCAGGCCATTATCGCACCGGCGGCTGGTTTAGTGGCGGCGGTTGTCGATGGAATTGACGACAACAAGCCGGGAAAGATGAATCCGGCCGAAGCGGCTGGCAACCACGTCGTGCTGGATTTGGGCAATGACGAGTATTTGTTTTTGTGCCACTTGCAAAAGGGGAGCCTGAAGGTGAAGCCGGGAGACCACGTCACGCAAGGGCAGGCCATCGGATTATGCGGCAATAGCGGCAACACCTCGGAGCCGCATCTGCACATCCATTTGCAAACGAAGCCCAATTTTGGCGAAGGGGAGGGCCTGCCGCTGCAATTTGAGCATTATGTAGCCAGCGGCAAAGCGGTGGACCGCGGCGAGCCGACCAAAGGCCAGCTCATTCACGACGCCTCGGACAAGTAA